A part of Procambarus clarkii isolate CNS0578487 chromosome 21, FALCON_Pclarkii_2.0, whole genome shotgun sequence genomic DNA contains:
- the LOC138367139 gene encoding putative uncharacterized protein DDB_G0286901 encodes MCCCQTQQQHLTQQQHHTQQQHHTQQQHLTQQQHHTQHQHHTQQQHLTQQQHHTQQQHHTQHQHHTQQQHLTQQQHHTQQQHPTLKLNAINNNSATNNSATNNNSTNNNNSATNRNSITNNNSVTNINCTTTNNSATNNNSATNNKSANNNNSTTNNNSVTNNNSATNNNSATNNNSATNNNSATNNNSATNNDSTTNINSATNNSDTNNNSVTNNNSATNNKSAINNNSATNNNSVTNNNSASNNNSATNNNSATNNNSATNNNSATNNDSTTNINSATNNSGTINNSATINNSVTNNNSANNNISGTNKNNGTNNNNATNNNSAINNNSGTNTNNSGTNTNNSAANNNSAANNNRTTINNCATNNNRATNNNSVTNNNCAANKSATNNCATFNNSATNNNSDTNNNSTNNNISATNNISATYNNSANNNNNCANKKTVATNNNATNNNATNNNSVTNNNSVTNNNATNNNSVTNNNATNNNSVTNNNSVTNNNCAANNSATNNCATINNSATNNNSEANNNGANNNISPTNDNSVTNNKCATNNNSDTNNNSATNNNSATNNNSATNNNSATKNKCQ; translated from the exons atgtGTTGTTGTCAAACTCAACAACAGCATCTCACTCAACAACAGCATCACACTCAACAACAGCATCACACTCAACAACAGCATCTCACTCAACAACAGCATCACACTCAACACCAGCATCACACTCAACAACAGCATCTCACTCAACAACAGCATCACACTCAACAACAGCATCACACTCAACACCAGCATCACACTCAACAACAGCATCTCACTCAACAACAGCATCACACTCAACAACAGCATCCGACATTAAAACTTAA TGCCATTAACAACAACAGTGCTACTAacaacagtgccactaacaacaacagtaccaataacaacaacagtgccactaacAGAAACAGTATCACTAATAACAACAGTGTCACTAACATCAACtgtaccactaccaacaacagtgccactaacaacaacagtgccacCAACAACAAGAGTGCCAATAATAACaatagtaccactaacaacaacagtgtcaccaacaacaacagtgctACTAACAACAACAGTGCAACTAATAacaacagtgccactaacaaTAACAGTGCTactaacaacaacagtgccactaacaacGACAGTACTACTAACATcaacagtgccactaacaacagtgacactaacaacaacagtgtcactaacaacaacagtgccacCAACAACAAGAGTGCCATTAATAACAAtagtgccactaacaacaacagtgtcaccaacaacaacagtgctTCTAACAACAATAGTGCAACTAATAacaacagtgccactaacaaTAACAGTGCTactaacaacaacagtgccactaacaacGACAGTACTACTAACATcaacagtgccactaacaacagTGGCACTATCAACAACAGTGCCACTATCAACAACAGTGtcactaacaacaacagtgccaATAACAACATCAGTGGCACTAACAAAAACAATGGCACTAACAACAACaatgccactaacaacaacagtgccaTTAACAACAACAGTGGCACTAACACCAACAACAGTGGCACTAACACCAACAACAGTGCTGCTAACAACAACAGTGCTGCTAACAACAACAGAACCACTATCAACAACTGTGCCACTAACAATAACAgagccactaacaacaacagtgttactAACAACAACTGTGCAGCGAACAAGAGTGCAACTAACAACTGTGCTACTTTcaacaacagtgccactaacaacaacagtgacACTAACAACAACAGTACCAATAATAACATCAGTGCCACTAACAACATCAGTGCCACTTACAACAACAgtgccaataacaacaacaactgtgcCAATAAGAAAACAGT GGCCACTAACAACAATGCTACTAACAACAATGctactaacaacaacagtgttactaacaacaacagtgttactAACAACAATGctactaacaacaacagtgttactAACAACAATGctactaacaacaacagtgttactaacaacaacagtgttactAACAACAACTGTGCCGCAAACAACAGTGCAACTAACAACTGTGCTACTATcaacaacagtgccactaacaacaacagtgaGGCTAACAACAACGGTGCCAATAATAACATCAGTCCAACTAACGACAACAGTGTCACTAACAACAAAtgtgccactaacaacaacagtgacactaacaacaacagtgccactaacaacaacagtgccactaacaacaacagtgctactaacaacaacagtgccactaaGAATAAGTGTCAGTAA
- the LOC138367140 gene encoding uncharacterized protein has product MLSENVESTASSLATGVTDLQKLTTVLKSTITLTTVVHSTITQTTAVIATLTLTTAVNSTLTVTTLVNSTLTLPRVFKATLTLTTAVIATLTLTTAVNSTLTVTTLVNSTLTLPRVFKATLTLTTEVIATLTLTTAVNFTLTLTTAVIATLTLTRVFTATLTLTRVFTATLTLTTAVIATLTLTTAVNSTLTLPRVFKATLTLTTAVIATLTLTRVFTAILTLTRVFTATLTLTTAVIATLTLTTAVNSTLTLTKEITATLTLTKEITATLTLTTIVTVTLTLTRKVTVTLILTKEVTVTPHTYHSGYCHHHTNHSSYSHHHTDHSGYGHSSLTTVVTATLSLTTVVTAILTFAIMVTATFTLTTMVSATLTLTTMVTATLTLTTVVTATLTLTTVVTVNFTLTTVVTVNFTLTTVVIVNFTLTTVVTVNFTLTTVVNVNFTLTTVVTVNFTLTTVVTAAIILTTLITATLTLTTVVTATITLTTVVTAIVTLTTVVTATITQTTVVTATITLTTVVTTILTLTTVFTATLTLSRVVTATLTLTTVDTVTLTLPTVVTTTNTLSSVILPSQSDDARNDRQNHEFFPHLVGFITESN; this is encoded by the exons ATGTTGAGTGAG AATGTTGAGAGTACTGCAAGTTCACTAGCCACTGGGGTTACTGACCTTCAGAAACTAACGACAGTGCTTAAATCCACCATCACACTAACAACAGTGGTTCATTCCACCATCACACAAACTACAGCGGTTAttgccaccctcacactaaccacagcGGTTAATTCTACCCTCACAGTAACCACACTGGTTAattccaccctcacactacccagAGTGTTTAAAgccaccctcacactaactacaGCGGTTAttgccaccctcacactaaccacagcGGTTAATTCTACCCTCACAGTAACCACACTGGTTAattccaccctcacactacccagAGTGTTTAAAgccaccctcacactaactacaGAGGTTAttgccaccctcacactcaccacagcGGTTAAtttcaccctcacactaactacaGCGGTTAttgccaccctcacactaaccagagtgtttactgccaccctcacactaaccagagtgtttactgccaccctcacactaactacaGCGGTTAttgccaccctcacactcaccacagcGGTTAattccaccctcacactacccagAGTGTTTAAAgccaccctcacactaactacaGCGGTTAttgccaccctcacactaaccagagtgtttactgccatcctcacactaaccagagtgtttactgccaccctcacactaactacaGCGGTTAttgccaccctcacactcaccacagcGGTTAATtccaccctcacactaaccaaagagattactgccaccctcacactaaccaaagagattactgccaccctcacactaaccacaaTAGTTACTGTTACCCTCACACTAACGAGAAAGGTTACTGTTACCCTCATACTAACCAAAGAGGTTACTGTTACCCCTCACActtaccacagtggttactgtcaccatcacactaacCACAGTAGTTACAGCCACcatcacactgaccacagtggctACGGCCACTCCTCATTAACCacggtggttactgccaccctctcaTTAactacagtggttactgccattcTTACATTTGCCATAATGGTTACTGCCACTTTCACACTAACCACAATGGTTAGCGCCACCCTTACACTAACCAcaatggttactgccaccctcacactaaccacagtggttactgccaccctcacactaaccacagtggttactgttaacttcacactgaccacagtggttactgttaacttcacactaaccacagtggttattgTTAACTTCACACTAACCACAGTTGTTACTGTTAACTTCACACTAACCACAGTTGTTAATGTTAACTTCACACTAACCACAGTTGTTACTGTTAACTtcacactaaccacagtggttacagcCGCCATCATACTAACAACATTGATTACTGCCACTCTGACACTAACCACAGTTGTTACTGCCACTAtcacactaaccacagtggttactgccatcgtcacactaaccacagtggttactgccaccatcacacaAACCACAGTGGTAACTGCCACCATTACACTAACCACAGTGGTAACTACCATCCTCACACTAACTACAGtgtttactgccaccctcacattatccagagtggttactgccaccctcacactaaccactgtgGATACTGTTACTCTAACACTACCAACAGTGgttacaaccaccaacacactatCCTCAGTG attcttcctagtcagagtgacgacgcgAGGAACGACAGACAGAATCATGAATtctttccacatttagttggatttataacagaaTCCAATTAA